Sequence from the Brevundimonas sp. SGAir0440 genome:
AGGGCGATCCACAACGCCGTTGCGATCCGGCTTGACTCTCGCTCGCTCGAATAAGAACAAATGCGGAACATTCAGACCGCGATCGGTTTCAGGAGATCATGTCCGCCGCCTCCCCATCCTTCCAGGCGCTCCGCGCGGAGATCGCCCGCATCGAGGCGGGGCGACGTTCGCCAAGCGGCGTGCTGCCGTTCGGCCTGGCTGCGCTTGATGGGCGGCTGCCCGCCGGCGGCCTGGCGCTCGGGGCGCTACATGAGGTGGCCGGCGGCGGCGACGGGGCCATCGACGGCGCGGTCGCCGCATTGTTTGCGGCCGGTGTCGCAGCGCGCACCCAGGGACCGGTGCTCTGGTGCGTAACACGCCCGGACCTGTTCGCGCCGGCGCTGGAGCAGGCGGGACTGTCCTCGAACCGGGTCATTTATGTGGAGGCCGGTGACGAGGCCGGATTGCTGGCCGCCTTCGAGGACGGCCTGCGTCACGGCGGGTTCGGCGCGGTCGTCGGCGAAGTGGCCCGCCTGTCCATGACGGCGTCCCGGCGGCTGCAGTTGGTCGCCGAGGACACCGGCTCTCTTGGTCTGGCCGTGCGACGATGGCGTCGTCAGGCCGAGGCGGCGGACTTCGGCCAGCCGACCGCCGCCGCCACCCGCTGGCGGGTCACCGCCCTGCCCTCCGCCCCCCTGCCCGTGCCCGGCGTCGGCCGCCCGCGCTGGTTTGTCGAACTGATCCGCTGCCGCGCCGGAGCCTGCGCGGATTTCGAACTGGAAGCCTGCGATGAGACGGGTCGTCTCGCTCTACCTCCCCACCTGGCCGACCGATCGGCTGCGACGCCGGCTTGGACCCGACGCGCCGTCGCCTGATACGCCGATGGTCCTGATCGGGCGCCAAGGCCGCAAACGCGTGGTGCTGGCCGCCGACCCCGCCGCCCGCGCCTATCGTCTGCATCCCGGCATGGCCGCGACCCAGGCCCGGGCTTTGGTCGCAGATCTCGTCGTTCATCCCTTCGACCCCGCAGGGGATGCGGCCGCTCTGGACGAGCTCGCCCTCTGGGCGCTGCGCCGCTATGCGCCGATCGTCGCCGCCGACCCGCCGGACGGCCTGGTGCTCGATGTCACCGGGGCCGGTCACCGCTACGGCGGCGATGAGGGCCTGCTCGAGGATCTGATCGCCCAGACCGCCGCTGTCGGCCTGGGCGCCCACGCCGCCCTCGCCGACACCTGGGGCGCCGCCCATGCTTTGGCCCGCAACCTCGCCGAACCAACGATCGTCGTCGCGCGCGGAGGGCCTGCCATCCGTCGCCTGCCTTTGCGCGCCTTGCGCCTGCCCTCTGACATGGTCGATGGCCTGGGACGTCTGGGGATCGACACCATAGGCGAACTGGAGGCCAAGCCTCGCGCGCCTCTGGCCCTGCGCTTCGGGCCGGAACTGATCCGTCGACTGGATCAGGCCTACGGTCGCGCCCAGGAGCCGATCACCCCGATCGACGCTCCGGAACTGATCCAGGTCCGGCGGGTCTTCGCCGAGCCGATCGGCGCGCCCGAGACCCTGGCACGCTACACGCTGAAACTGGTCGAAGCCCTGAGCGAGGCGCTCGAAGCTCAAGGGCTTGGCGCGTCGCGACTCGACCTGCGGTTTGAACGGATCGACAACCGGACCGAGGCCATCCGCGTCGGCCTAGCGCGCCCCGTCCGCGATGTCGCGCGGCTCACACGCCTGCTCTGCGACAAGATCGAAAGCATCGATCCTGGCCTCGGCGTGGAGGCCATGGTCCTGGCGGCGCCGGTCGTCCTGACGCTGGACTGCTCGCCCGCCGCTGGCGATCTAAGCGGCCCGGCGACGCCGGACATCGGCGATCTCGTCGATCTGCTGGCCAATCGCCTGGGCCCGCAGAACCTGTATCGGATGGCCCCGGCGCAGAGCGACGTGCCCGAACGCTCGATCCGCAAACTGCCGCCGACCGCGCCGCCGGTGCCGGAAACCTGGACGCGTCGCTGGCCGCGCCCTTCGCGTTTGCTCGCCCGTCCTGAAGCCATCGAGGCTGTCGCGCTCCTGCCCGATCAGCCGCCGGTCGCCTTCAGCTGGCGCGGCGTTCGTCATCGCGTCAGGCGCGCTGATGGTCCTGAGCGGATCTTCGGCGAATGGTGGCGGCGTGACGGCGAACGCGATGCGGTGCGCGACTATTTTCAGCTGGAGGACGAAGCTGGCGCGCGCTTCTGGGTCTTTCGACGCGGCGATGGCGAACAGTCTCAGACCGGCGATCTCAGCTGGTGGCTCCACGGGCTCTTCGGCTGACACCTTTCGACCGGGGTCAATGTCAATCTCGAGTGGTCCGCGCTGTCTCGGAATTGCTGACCGTCGGCCTTGGCTGCCGCTTGTTGATCGGACAACTAGCATGTCTGCATGGCCCTCCCCAGCAATACCGGTTGTACCGGGCCACGTCTGACAGGCACGGGCAAGGCGAGGGATACGCGGTAGCCGGTAGATGCAACCTAATGCCCGTCAGGATCGCCATCGCGAAACCGCCACTTCATGATCAGGACGCAGGCCGCCATGACCAGGGCAAAACTGTTCGACACAGCCACCGGCCAGGCTCGGGTCATGACGCCATAGACCACCCAGAGGATGAAACAGGTGACGGTGAGCGAATAGGTCTTGAGGCTGACCGAAGACGCGTCGCGCTCTTTCCAGATCTTGAGGGCTTGGGGCGCAAAGCTCGTGATCGAGCAGACCGCCGCCGCTGTACCCACAATGTTGGCTGTCAGGTCGCTCATGGAGGGGCAACGGCGCCCCTTGGGTCACCGTTCCTGTGTGCGAAAACGCACCTCTACAGTGGCGAAGCCGCGCGGGGATAGGACGTTTCCAATCCCGATTTCTGCCCCCGTCGCGGCGCCGGCCTGTCCTCTCAACGACGACGCCTCAGCTCTCGCAAAAAAGAAGGACCGGGTTGCTGAACCGTTGACCCGTCTTGGGGTTGACCCTCGGCAGGGAGCGCTGACCGCCATGACCATCGTCAATCCATTGGGCGTCGCCCCGATGCCTTCGTTTACCAATGCGGCCGCCCTTGCCGGCATCGCGCTGTTCGATCCGGACGGGCACAATCCCGGCAATCTGCACGATCAGGCGTCCAGAGAAATGCTGGTGTCTCGCCTGGCGCGCCTTCTGCGGCTCCCGGTCATTGATGTGGTTGAAGACGCGGAAGACGTCGGACCTGATGTCTTGCTGGTGCCTCGCGACACCTTGATCGGCGAAGACATGACCTCGCGCACGGTCTTCACCGCAGGCAATCTGTTGGGCGGCC
This genomic interval carries:
- a CDS encoding ImuA family protein, producing MSAASPSFQALRAEIARIEAGRRSPSGVLPFGLAALDGRLPAGGLALGALHEVAGGGDGAIDGAVAALFAAGVAARTQGPVLWCVTRPDLFAPALEQAGLSSNRVIYVEAGDEAGLLAAFEDGLRHGGFGAVVGEVARLSMTASRRLQLVAEDTGSLGLAVRRWRRQAEAADFGQPTAAATRWRVTALPSAPLPVPGVGRPRWFVELIRCRAGACADFELEACDETGRLALPPHLADRSAATPAWTRRAVA
- a CDS encoding SemiSWEET family sugar transporter, whose protein sequence is MSDLTANIVGTAAAVCSITSFAPQALKIWKERDASSVSLKTYSLTVTCFILWVVYGVMTRAWPVAVSNSFALVMAACVLIMKWRFRDGDPDGH
- a CDS encoding DNA polymerase Y family protein, giving the protein MVLIGRQGRKRVVLAADPAARAYRLHPGMAATQARALVADLVVHPFDPAGDAAALDELALWALRRYAPIVAADPPDGLVLDVTGAGHRYGGDEGLLEDLIAQTAAVGLGAHAALADTWGAAHALARNLAEPTIVVARGGPAIRRLPLRALRLPSDMVDGLGRLGIDTIGELEAKPRAPLALRFGPELIRRLDQAYGRAQEPITPIDAPELIQVRRVFAEPIGAPETLARYTLKLVEALSEALEAQGLGASRLDLRFERIDNRTEAIRVGLARPVRDVARLTRLLCDKIESIDPGLGVEAMVLAAPVVLTLDCSPAAGDLSGPATPDIGDLVDLLANRLGPQNLYRMAPAQSDVPERSIRKLPPTAPPVPETWTRRWPRPSRLLARPEAIEAVALLPDQPPVAFSWRGVRHRVRRADGPERIFGEWWRRDGERDAVRDYFQLEDEAGARFWVFRRGDGEQSQTGDLSWWLHGLFG